In one Nicotiana tomentosiformis chromosome 6, ASM39032v3, whole genome shotgun sequence genomic region, the following are encoded:
- the LOC138893758 gene encoding uncharacterized protein → MYLSIPLLLSKPGEDEQLLIHLAVSEVAVTAVLVREDDGTQFPVYYVSKMLSLAETYYPYLEKLTLALVVASRKLRPYFQCHPIVVVTAFPLRNVLHKPEFSGRMAKWAVKISKFDIEYKPRTAIKSQALANFVANFSLGLVPLAAKEAILVSKTASGVWTLFMDGASNVKKSSLGVVLITPSRETLRQAIKTVPLTNNEVEYEDLVARLELSRGLCSDVIEINANPSC, encoded by the coding sequence ATGTACCTTTCCATCCCCCTGTTACTGTCAAAACCGGGGGAAGACGAGCAATTGTTAATACACCTAGCGGTCTCGGAAGTGGCGGTAACTGCTGTTTTGGTTAGAGAGGATGATGGTAcacaatttcctgtttattacgttagtaaaatgTTGTCGTTAGCGGAGACATATTATCCATACCTCGAAAAGCTGACATTAGCTCTTGTAGTTGCCTcccgaaagcttaggccttattttcagtgcCACCCGATAGTCGTTGTGACAGCCTTCCCCTTAAGGAATGTCCTTCACAAGCCTGAATTTTCAGGCCGTATGGCTAAATGGGCAGTCAAAATTAGCAAATTCGATATTGAGTACAAACCCAGGACTGCAATAAAGTCGCAAGCTTTGGCCAACTTTGTGGCCAATTTCAGTCTCGGATTAGTGCCCTTGGCTGCTAAGGAAGCAATATTGGTATCGAAAACtgcatcaggagtttggaccttgttcatggatggagcttccaatgtaaAAAAGTCCAGTCTCGGGGTAGTTCTAATCACGCCATCACGAGAAACCCTGAGGCAGGCCATTAAAACTGTtccattaactaacaatgaagttgAGTATGAGGATTTGGTTGCAAGACTTGAACTATCCCGGGGACTTTGCTCCGACGTCATCGAAATAAATGCGAATCCAAGCTGTTAG